A portion of the Falsibacillus albus genome contains these proteins:
- a CDS encoding VOC family protein, translating into MKIDHLVVNVDKPIQEDEGFIKKIHSLGLPYVPKWGKGTKGFKVSNIWVGNEYLELVRLKTKDGGGWIDDWTEQYNNGHRGLIGFALEVDDIEETYERLKNEGLLITKPETLEYKWFFKQLTKRMPWKNAYLQKLEGMPFQFFLQQLDDEQSKQDIQEFMYPNSRDNQIQGVKEIKIYGKLTSNDKEMLKILFDTYQDKEKMFSIWLDHQAIHFIDAEAFTVEVILDCENADFEGKQMMIENIVLKNG; encoded by the coding sequence TTGAAAATTGATCATTTAGTCGTGAATGTGGACAAACCAATCCAAGAAGATGAAGGATTCATCAAAAAGATTCATTCTCTCGGACTCCCATATGTCCCGAAGTGGGGGAAAGGGACAAAAGGGTTTAAGGTATCGAATATTTGGGTGGGAAATGAATATTTGGAGCTTGTCAGATTGAAAACGAAGGACGGCGGAGGATGGATAGATGATTGGACTGAACAATATAATAACGGGCATCGTGGTCTGATCGGATTTGCCCTTGAAGTTGATGATATCGAAGAGACCTATGAGCGCTTGAAAAACGAGGGGCTTCTCATAACGAAGCCTGAAACGCTGGAATATAAATGGTTCTTCAAGCAGTTAACCAAGAGGATGCCATGGAAAAATGCTTATCTCCAAAAACTCGAGGGTATGCCATTTCAATTTTTCCTGCAGCAGTTAGATGATGAACAAAGTAAACAGGACATACAGGAATTTATGTATCCCAACAGTCGTGACAACCAGATTCAAGGAGTTAAAGAAATCAAGATTTATGGGAAATTGACGTCAAATGATAAAGAAATGTTAAAAATTCTTTTTGATACATACCAGGATAAAGAGAAGATGTTTTCGATTTGGCTTGATCATCAGGCCATTCATTTCATCGACGCAGAGGCATTTACAGTTGAAGTGATTTTGGATTGTGAAAATGCTGACTTTGAAGGGAAGCAAATGATGATTGAAAATATCGTCCTGAAAAATGGATAA
- a CDS encoding EamA family transporter, with amino-acid sequence MKIKFGIAVLVGSCSYGILSTIVKISYKEGIPPEIVTIGQFFSGWLILQFLMIMNRDLEKLKWKERLQLMLAGVPTGLVGIFYYLSLQTVSASLGIILLFQFTWMGILLNSLLQKRLPNLKTIFTLAMLLIGTFLASGTTGNSLEGGIIDGAGLMLGLAAAISFTLFIHTNAHIFSYLPSIQRSYHMVTGSFLIVIIIFSPSLMHPNTAQFINLGTKGVLLGIFGVVIPPVLFAYGMPRIGSVLGSILGAAELPVAVLLSMVVLHEKVSFFQWIGVFIILFSIASPYLKLETLKVKNLK; translated from the coding sequence TTGAAAATCAAGTTTGGAATAGCAGTTTTGGTTGGTTCATGTTCATACGGGATATTGTCCACCATTGTAAAAATATCTTATAAAGAAGGAATACCTCCTGAAATTGTAACGATTGGCCAATTTTTTTCAGGATGGCTAATACTTCAATTTTTAATGATTATGAATAGAGATTTAGAAAAATTAAAATGGAAAGAAAGGCTGCAATTAATGCTTGCAGGTGTTCCAACAGGATTGGTTGGTATTTTTTATTACCTTTCACTGCAAACGGTGAGTGCCTCACTAGGAATAATTTTGCTTTTCCAGTTTACATGGATGGGAATATTGTTAAATAGTCTTTTACAAAAGAGGCTGCCAAATTTGAAGACCATTTTTACTCTTGCAATGTTATTGATAGGCACCTTTCTTGCCAGTGGCACAACTGGCAATAGTCTTGAAGGTGGAATCATTGATGGTGCAGGACTGATGCTTGGTTTGGCTGCTGCGATTTCGTTTACCCTATTTATACATACAAATGCGCACATCTTTTCATATTTGCCATCAATTCAGAGAAGTTACCATATGGTAACGGGTAGTTTCCTGATTGTCATCATCATTTTCAGCCCAAGTCTTATGCATCCTAATACTGCACAATTTATCAACCTTGGAACAAAAGGGGTTCTACTGGGGATCTTCGGTGTCGTTATACCACCGGTTTTATTTGCATATGGAATGCCCAGGATTGGTTCAGTCCTAGGCAGTATATTAGGCGCAGCAGAATTGCCTGTAGCAGTCTTGCTTTCTATGGTAGTCCTCCATGAAAAGGTTTCTTTTTTTCAATGGATAGGCGTTTTCATCATACTATTTTCCATTGCTTCTCCCTATCTGAAATTAGAAACATTAAAGGTAAAAAATCTAAAATAA
- a CDS encoding alpha/beta hydrolase codes for MMKWIFRSIWIVPALGWTGCLLFGGWWGWYAIASIAFLILYGIGILWLYDYTMQGVINSEMASAESDPLTEAGLDYENIIIKSSNGSPISGWYLQSDVSVEGNPIIIYSHGFSLSKEQLGAPSYKQFGYFLQKGYSILTFEYPLGSRDRSHIASCGIMERDDLTSVVRFAREKDHQFISVMGYSYGGGTALFTCVDAEHQEIDALVLDSSFIPVMNVFIDKFHHWMGYPRILSRVLLPVMWKRHLSISWQEHPMETVFTKSCETPILFWHGTEDADASYQLISQIHAKQRHPFTKLRTVEKGEHVALHEVVGEDEYNDDTFAWLEKVRRASRDQNTFDTQIM; via the coding sequence ATGATGAAATGGATTTTCAGGTCTATCTGGATTGTGCCAGCGTTAGGTTGGACAGGCTGCCTTTTATTTGGTGGATGGTGGGGGTGGTATGCGATTGCAAGCATTGCCTTTCTTATTTTATATGGAATCGGAATCTTATGGTTATATGATTATACAATGCAAGGCGTGATTAATTCGGAAATGGCCTCTGCAGAGAGTGATCCATTGACTGAAGCGGGATTGGACTATGAAAATATTATCATTAAAAGTTCAAATGGAAGTCCTATTTCTGGATGGTATCTTCAGTCAGATGTTTCGGTGGAAGGAAATCCGATCATCATCTATTCCCATGGTTTTTCTTTGTCGAAGGAGCAGTTGGGTGCTCCAAGCTATAAACAATTCGGATATTTCCTCCAAAAAGGGTACTCAATCTTGACCTTTGAATATCCCCTTGGCAGTCGGGACCGTTCACATATCGCATCGTGCGGGATCATGGAGCGGGATGATTTAACATCTGTTGTCCGCTTTGCACGTGAAAAGGATCATCAATTCATCAGTGTCATGGGCTATTCCTATGGGGGTGGTACGGCATTATTTACATGTGTCGATGCTGAACACCAAGAAATCGACGCCCTTGTCCTTGATTCTTCCTTTATACCCGTAATGAATGTCTTTATTGACAAATTCCATCATTGGATGGGGTATCCACGTATCCTTTCCAGAGTCCTCCTGCCTGTTATGTGGAAACGACACTTAAGCATATCTTGGCAAGAGCATCCAATGGAAACTGTCTTTACTAAATCATGTGAGACACCCATCCTATTCTGGCATGGCACAGAGGATGCAGATGCTTCTTATCAACTCATTTCTCAAATCCATGCCAAGCAAAGACATCCATTCACAAAGCTCCGGACTGTCGAAAAAGGGGAGCACGTTGCTTTGCATGAAGTTGTCGGGGAGGATGAATATAATGATGATACTTTTGCTTGGTTGGAGAAAGTCCGTCGGGCCTCAAGGGACCAAAATACTTTTGATACGCAAATTATGTAG